One stretch of Roseimicrobium sp. ORNL1 DNA includes these proteins:
- a CDS encoding ATP-binding protein translates to MSEPISCSRCGASVEGVSAEEARSLRSIFNRAPLVLCEVCVAENKTGWEEKQKQVEIRKTRDWSEEWPPRAIADLELLKDAPLRMVRTIQKKLQANRGTFAILGDRGRGKTVMAVWLAEQRRQRGQSPGVYVRSHDLFATIRRAWHPQSQEDEWTVLERYRKAPFLVIDEFQERSESEWENRTLVNIIDHRHANILPTVLIANLTAEAFGKSVGASMVDRIGQTGGMVECAWESLRKVG, encoded by the coding sequence ATGAGTGAGCCCATTTCCTGCTCGCGCTGTGGTGCGTCTGTCGAAGGTGTGAGTGCTGAGGAAGCGCGCAGCCTGCGGTCCATTTTCAACCGTGCTCCGCTGGTCCTCTGTGAGGTGTGTGTGGCGGAGAACAAGACCGGCTGGGAAGAGAAGCAGAAGCAGGTAGAGATCCGTAAGACCCGGGACTGGTCGGAGGAATGGCCCCCGCGTGCCATCGCTGACCTGGAGTTGCTCAAGGATGCTCCGCTGCGCATGGTGCGGACCATTCAGAAGAAGCTGCAAGCAAACCGCGGCACGTTTGCGATTCTCGGTGATCGCGGGCGGGGGAAGACGGTGATGGCGGTGTGGCTGGCGGAGCAGCGTCGACAGCGCGGGCAGAGTCCGGGGGTGTATGTGCGCTCGCACGATCTCTTCGCGACCATCCGCCGCGCGTGGCATCCGCAGAGCCAGGAGGATGAGTGGACGGTGCTGGAGCGTTATCGCAAAGCACCCTTCCTCGTGATCGATGAATTCCAGGAGCGCAGCGAGAGTGAGTGGGAGAATCGCACGCTGGTGAATATCATCGACCACCGTCACGCGAACATCCTGCCCACGGTCTTGATTGCGAATCTGACTGCGGAAGCCTTTGGCAAATCCGTCGGCGCCTCGATGGTGGACCGCATCGGCCAGACGGGTGGCATGGTGGAGTGTGCGTGGGAGAGCTTGAGGAAGGTGGGGTGA
- a CDS encoding DUF1376 domain-containing protein, producing the protein MRTSELELELEDEEGALAGAATATAAQRDAPAFDFYCERWTHGTRHLTKVERCDYLDLLLHQWTNDGLPADLDLLARLVGYRKGSQISPLVLEKFPVAADGKRRNVRLEHEREKQRDRIRRRRQGAAMTNAKREARKAAASPTARVPGKAVSSGRNQKTHSDTLSDTLSDTLSVTPSERLACAERDASVTPPPTTHHPPHGDLAVSPPYPAGAGWPTSETQCRSLAVSLGVDPDYAATIWNEHDSTGDYTRRDEHGVSRPIVKFAGYLKFRWSCRTRKNDDAKALEKTKAELRRQTGANGNGHSAASRTSGGGTNANGNERGHGSGSRPMHAERGQRTGEIQTDVNVSKVKIYRLEDCEDE; encoded by the coding sequence ATGAGGACTAGCGAACTGGAACTTGAACTGGAAGACGAGGAGGGCGCTCTGGCGGGAGCAGCAACGGCGACTGCAGCGCAGCGTGATGCACCGGCGTTTGACTTCTACTGCGAGCGGTGGACGCACGGGACGCGGCACCTGACGAAGGTGGAACGCTGCGACTATCTGGACCTGCTGCTGCACCAGTGGACGAATGATGGCCTGCCGGCGGACCTGGACCTGCTGGCGCGGCTGGTGGGGTATCGCAAGGGCTCGCAGATCTCGCCGCTGGTGCTGGAGAAATTCCCCGTGGCTGCGGATGGGAAACGACGAAACGTGCGGCTGGAGCATGAGCGGGAGAAGCAGCGGGACCGCATCCGCCGGCGGCGGCAAGGTGCAGCCATGACGAATGCGAAGCGCGAGGCACGCAAGGCTGCGGCCTCTCCCACTGCCCGCGTCCCTGGAAAGGCCGTGTCCTCCGGCAGAAATCAGAAGACGCATAGCGATACGCTCAGCGATACGCTCAGTGATACGCTCAGCGTCACGCCTAGCGAACGCTTAGCGTGCGCTGAGCGCGACGCTAGCGTTACGCCACCACCCACCACCCACCACCCACCCCATGGTGATCTTGCTGTCTCTCCCCCTTACCCCGCGGGGGCGGGGTGGCCTACGTCGGAGACGCAATGCCGCTCCCTTGCGGTGAGCCTGGGTGTGGACCCCGACTACGCAGCCACGATTTGGAACGAACACGACTCAACAGGCGACTACACACGTCGAGACGAGCACGGTGTGTCGAGGCCTATCGTGAAGTTTGCGGGCTACCTGAAGTTCCGCTGGTCCTGCCGGACACGGAAGAACGATGACGCCAAAGCACTCGAGAAGACGAAGGCCGAACTGCGGCGACAGACGGGAGCGAATGGAAATGGCCACAGTGCTGCCTCTCGCACCAGTGGTGGAGGTACAAACGCGAACGGGAACGAACGCGGACATGGAAGCGGAAGCAGACCCATGCATGCGGAACGTGGACAGCGAACAGGCGAGATCCAAACGGATGTGAATGTGAGCAAAGTGAAAATCTATCGATTGGAGGACTGTGAAGATGAGTGA
- a CDS encoding class I SAM-dependent DNA methyltransferase, whose translation MLPEVFIKHWAKAEANERANSQAFLIGLTQLLGVPSPSNSHADGYSFEYPVKVPGTSNTNYIDLYKRSHFVLESKQYTAKKEEQSMLQLAALKAGVVEEKKKSGPLRGTGAWDDAMVRAKGQAERYVRSLPAEEPNPPFLLVCDVGHTIEVYADFTQNGKAYLPFPDPRTFRIKLKDLANDKIRERLHLIWTNPTSLDPSKVSADVTREIAGYLAELAKSLEQAGHEPEVVAQFLTRCLFCMFAEDVGLLPEGSFTELLASVPGDGTGFEDLLGTLFREMNHGTGKSISVVLRKKLLRFNGGLFADHTVLPVNGMQLGLLKQAAKTNWRNVEPAIFGTLLERALVPEERHALGAHFTPRAYVERLVLPTVMEPLREEWESIRVAAITLANKDDMKGARKLVNAFHDKLCEVTVLDPACGSGNFLYVALEHMKRLEGEVIDLATDLGVDQRLDLTTHTVDPHQFLGIELNPRAAAIAELVLWIGYLQWHFRTRGQTLPEEPVLKTFKNIECRDAVLEYDGEPEPARDEHGHIRTVWDRRSYKTDLVTNRDVPDESKRVPLLTYKNPRPAKWPNANFIVGNPPFLGKVKLREDLGDGYAETLRAAYPPVPESADFVLYWWHKAATLVRTAKARRFGLITTNSLRQTFARRVVQMHLDAELPLSLAFAVPDHPWVDTVDGAAVRIAMSVGVAGSSPGSLLSVIDEVPQPDGSSIVTFEGRRGQIKADLSVGANVSAAIPLKANALLASTGLILGGRGFVITSGEAKELKRDCPSASKLVFPLKNGDDINGLDRNAYVIDTNG comes from the coding sequence ATGCTTCCTGAAGTATTCATCAAACACTGGGCCAAGGCCGAAGCCAATGAGCGGGCGAATTCCCAAGCCTTTCTCATCGGCCTGACCCAGTTGCTAGGCGTGCCGTCTCCTTCCAATTCCCACGCAGACGGCTACAGCTTCGAGTACCCCGTCAAAGTGCCAGGCACCAGCAATACGAACTACATCGATCTCTACAAGCGTTCTCACTTTGTCCTGGAGTCAAAGCAGTACACCGCAAAGAAAGAGGAGCAGTCCATGCTCCAGCTCGCCGCGCTCAAGGCCGGAGTCGTGGAGGAGAAGAAGAAATCAGGACCGCTGCGTGGTACCGGCGCTTGGGATGACGCCATGGTCCGTGCCAAGGGGCAGGCCGAGCGCTACGTGCGATCCCTCCCAGCGGAAGAGCCGAATCCCCCCTTCCTCCTCGTGTGTGACGTGGGGCACACCATTGAGGTGTATGCGGACTTCACCCAGAATGGCAAGGCCTACCTCCCATTCCCCGATCCGCGCACCTTCCGCATCAAGCTCAAGGACCTCGCGAATGACAAGATTCGCGAACGTCTCCACCTCATCTGGACGAATCCCACCTCGCTGGATCCTTCCAAGGTTTCAGCGGATGTCACCCGCGAGATCGCCGGTTATCTGGCGGAGCTCGCGAAGTCCCTGGAGCAGGCGGGGCATGAGCCCGAGGTCGTTGCCCAGTTCCTCACACGTTGTCTCTTTTGCATGTTCGCGGAGGACGTGGGCTTGCTGCCTGAGGGCTCCTTCACCGAGTTGCTCGCCTCCGTCCCCGGCGATGGTACCGGCTTTGAGGATCTCCTTGGAACTCTCTTCCGTGAAATGAACCACGGCACGGGAAAGAGCATCTCCGTCGTCCTGCGGAAGAAGCTCCTCCGCTTCAATGGCGGCCTCTTCGCTGACCACACCGTGCTTCCCGTGAATGGCATGCAGCTGGGCTTGCTCAAGCAGGCGGCGAAGACGAACTGGCGCAATGTCGAGCCCGCCATCTTCGGCACACTGCTGGAGCGTGCCCTCGTGCCGGAGGAGCGTCATGCACTCGGAGCTCACTTCACTCCGCGCGCCTATGTCGAGCGCCTCGTGCTGCCCACCGTCATGGAGCCCCTCCGCGAGGAGTGGGAGAGCATCCGCGTCGCCGCCATCACCCTGGCGAACAAGGATGACATGAAGGGCGCTCGCAAGCTGGTGAATGCCTTCCATGACAAGCTCTGCGAAGTCACCGTGCTTGATCCCGCCTGCGGCAGTGGAAACTTCCTCTACGTCGCGCTGGAGCATATGAAGCGCCTGGAGGGTGAAGTCATCGATCTCGCCACCGACCTCGGCGTGGATCAGCGGCTGGATCTCACCACCCACACCGTGGACCCGCATCAGTTCCTCGGCATCGAGCTGAACCCCCGCGCCGCCGCCATCGCCGAACTCGTCCTTTGGATTGGCTACCTTCAGTGGCACTTCCGCACCCGCGGCCAGACTCTCCCGGAAGAGCCCGTGCTGAAGACCTTCAAGAACATCGAATGCCGCGACGCCGTGCTGGAGTACGATGGTGAACCTGAACCCGCACGGGATGAGCACGGCCACATCCGCACCGTGTGGGATCGGCGGAGCTATAAGACTGACTTGGTGACGAATCGTGATGTGCCGGATGAGTCCAAGCGTGTGCCACTGTTGACGTATAAGAATCCACGCCCAGCGAAGTGGCCAAACGCAAACTTCATTGTGGGGAATCCGCCCTTTCTTGGAAAAGTGAAATTGCGGGAGGATCTTGGCGATGGATATGCTGAAACGCTCCGTGCTGCTTACCCTCCAGTACCCGAGTCAGCCGACTTTGTGCTCTATTGGTGGCACAAAGCAGCCACTTTGGTTCGTACTGCCAAGGCGCGGCGCTTTGGCCTCATTACAACCAATAGCTTGCGTCAGACGTTCGCGCGACGCGTAGTTCAGATGCATCTGGATGCAGAATTGCCGTTGTCATTGGCATTCGCAGTCCCGGATCACCCTTGGGTAGACACTGTTGATGGTGCTGCAGTTCGCATCGCAATGTCCGTCGGGGTAGCGGGTAGCTCCCCCGGAAGTCTGCTATCCGTGATTGATGAAGTGCCTCAACCAGATGGATCCTCGATTGTCACGTTTGAGGGACGCCGTGGTCAGATTAAGGCTGATCTATCGGTTGGCGCTAACGTGTCAGCTGCCATTCCTCTCAAGGCGAATGCTCTGTTAGCCAGTACTGGTCTGATTCTTGGGGGACGCGGATTCGTTATCACTTCAGGTGAGGCAAAGGAACTTAAGAGGGACTGTCCCTCGGCGAGTAAACTCGTATTTCCATTGAAAAATGGAGACGACATAAATGGCCTGGACAGAAATGCCTATGTGATCGACACAAACGGATGA